A region of the Chryseobacterium cucumeris genome:
AAAAATATATCATTTGATATAAAAAGGGCAATTGATCTTAATATTAATGAAATTAAAAAAATTACAGATCCTAAAAAACATCATTAAAAAGCCAACTCATCCCATTTCTATACAATTTAGAAAAGAAAATTTCGTCTCATTAAAAAAATATTTATACCTTTGCTCTGTGATTTTTAACAACGGAACATATTATTATAGAATTTTTACCTCAGCTCTGGGATAGGGATTCTTATGAATATAATTTAAAACCTCGTCCTAGGGACGAGGTTTTTTTATTTTAAAAAATGTAAAAAGATGAAAATAAGTATTATTGGAGTGGGATTAATCGGAGGTTCGATGGCTTTGAAATTAAGAGAGAAAAACCTGGCCAGCTTCATCTACGGAGTCGATAACAATACACAGCATATCAGTGACGCACTGGAACTTAAAATCATTGATGCAGGAGTAGATCTTGAACATGGAATAAAAAATTCGGATCTGATTATTCTTGCTATTCCTGTAGATGCTGCACGAAAACTATTGCCTTCTGTTCTGGATCTTGTGTCTGACCAGCAGACGGTAATGGATGCAGGTTCCACCAAAGCAGGCATTGTACATGCGGTAAAAAACCACCCGAAACGGTCAAGATTTGTGGCATTCCACCCGATGTGGGGAACGGAAAACAATGGTCCGAAATCCGCTATTGCAGAGAGTTTCTCGGGAAAAGCTGGTGTCATCTGCAACAAAGAAGAATCGGCAGACGATGCTCTGGCTACCGTTGAAAAAGTAGTCAATGCTCTCGGTATGCACATGATTTATATGAATGCAGAAGATCATGATGTTCATACCGCTTATATTTCCCATATCTCCCATATTACATCTTACGCCCTTGCCAATACCGTATTGGAAAAAGAACGTGAAGAAGAAACGATTTTCCAGCTTGCCAGTTCCGGTTTTTCAAGTACCGTTCGTCTTGCCAAGTCGCATCCGGAAATGTGGGTTCCTATCTTTAAACAAAACAAAGAAAATGTACTGGACGTTTTGAACGAACATATTACTCAGCTCAGAAAATTCAAATCTGCGCTTGAAAAAGAAAACTATGAATATCTGGAAGAATTGATTTCCAACGCCAACAGAATCAGAGGAATTTTAAGATAAAAATTCTTATACGATACTAAAAGCCCGACGGTTTTTACTTTTATTTTATTAAGAAACCCTTAGTCATAGTGGCTAAGGGTTTTATATTTTGAAATAAAATGATTTCTATTAACACTCCGGAACGTTAACGGCAATGGCAAGTCCGCCTTCGGAAGTTTCTTTAAAACGGTCACTCATAGACTGAGCTGTTTCCCACATGGTCAGAATCACCTCATCCAATGTTACTTTTGCCTTGGTGGGATCACTTTCCAGTGCAATATTGGCTGCAGTAATGGCTTTCATCGCGCCCATCGTATTCCTTTCAATACATGGAATCTGTACCAGCCCTTTAATTGGATCGCAGGTTAATCCAAGGTGATGTTCCATCGCAATTTCTGCCGCCATCAATACCTGTCCTACACTTCCTCCTAAGATTTCTGTAAGTCCGGCTGCTGCCATTGCAGAAGATACTCCGATTTCCGCCTGACATCCTCCCATCGCTGCAGAAATGGTTGCATTTTTCTTGAATAAGGTCCCGATTTCTCCCGCTACAAGCAAGAATCTTATAATATCCTCCTCACTCGTAAATGGGGTAAATGCCTGAGAATACATCAATACCGCCGGAATAACTCCACTTGCCCCATTGGTAGGTGCGGTAATAATTCTTCCGAAGCTTGCATTCTCTTCATTCACAGCCAGTGCAAAACAGGCAATCCACTTGTTGATATTAGTAAAGTTCTCTTCAGCATCTACTACCTGCTGGAACCATTCGTCTTTGTTTTTATAGATTTTATCTCCCAGCAGCTTTCTGTTGATCCCTGCGGCTCTTCTGGAAACATTCAGTCCGCCAGGAAGAACTCCTTCCTTATTGACACCTTTGTAGATACATTCTTTGATCTGCTGCCAGATATAAAGTGCTTCCTGCCTCGTTTCATCCTGGGTTCTCCAGCTTTCTTCATTCATGAAAATCAAATCTGACATTTTATCAAATCCCAGCTTTTCACAGTATTTTGCAATATCTGAAGCTTTATGACACGGATACAGTGTTCGTATACACTGCTTCTGAATAGAGTTTTTTTCCTGACTGGCAATGAACCCTCCTCCTACAGAATAAAAATCCTGCACAAGTTCAGTTCCGTCTTCGAAAACAGCTCTGAAGATCATTCCGTTCGGATGAAAATCAAGGCTCTTTTTCATGTTTAAAACCAGATGATGTCCGTAGATGAACGGAATTACCTTTTCACCACCAAGGTTAATGGTTTGAGTACTCTTGATATAATCTATCTTTTCATCAATTTTTGAAGTATTGATCGTTTTAAAATCCTCTCCATTCAACCCAAGCATTCCCGCAATATCAGTTCCGTGCCCGATTCCCGTTTTTGCGAGTGAGCCAAAGAATTCAAGAAAAACCTCTTTAACTTCTTCTATTGATCTTTCTCTTTTTATAATCCTGATAAATGCTGCTGCTGCGTTCCAGGGTCCCATCGTGTGTGAACTGGACGGACCTATTCCTACTTTAATAATTTCAAAAACCGATATTGATTCCATAAATGATTCGTCATTTTCCTCAGAAACAAAGATACATGATAAATCCTGAAATATACATTCAAATTTTTAATGATATCAACATATCATCACAATATAAAAGCTATTGCAGGCATTCTTCATGCTGCGAAAGATCAAGCCCTTTATTTTCAGACTCTTCAGAAACTCTTAAGGTGATCATGGAATCTGTAAGTTTATATAAAATTAATGAACCTAAAAAAGTAAAAACAGAAACCAAAACAAGGGCTGCCATATGATGAAGAAAAACATCAATTCCACCATGAAGCAGACTTGCTTTTTCACCATGAGCAAAAATGGCGGTAAGAATCATTCCCATAATCCCTCCTACTCCATGGCAGGCAAAAACATCGAGGGTATCATCTACTTTCTTTAAAACCTTCCAGTTCACCATCAGATTGGACACGATTGCTGTGATAAATCCGATAAAAAGGCTTTCCTGAATGCTTACAAAACCACATCCGGGAGTTATTGCCACCAATCCTACTACAGCTCCAATACAGGCTCCTAAAGCCGATACACTTCTCCCATTGATTCTGTCAAAAAAGATCCAGGTCATCATCGCCGAAGCAGAAGCAATGGTAGTTGTTCCAAAAGCGGTAGCCGCAGATGCAGAAGCACTCAAAGCAGATCCGGCATTAAATCCGAACCATCCGAACCACAGCATTCCTGTTCCCAGAAGCACATACGGAATATTGGACGGCTCATGATGAGGATTCTTCCTGTTTCCTACCACCAAAGCTCCGGCAAGTGCAGCAAAACCAGCACTCATATGCACAACAGTTCCTCCTGCAAAGTCTTTTACCCCGAAATATTTGTTTAAAAGCCCCTCAGGATGCCACACCATATGACAAAGCGGCGTATAAATAAATATACTGAAAAAAACAATGAATAATAAATACGATATAAAACGAACCCTTTCCGCAAAAGATCCGGTAATAATAGCCGGAGTAATAACGGCAAATTTCATCTGAAACAAGGCAAAAAGAATAAAAGGAATTGTGGGAGCCATCAGTTTATGAGGCAGATTTCCTACCCCGCTAAAAAATGGATAACTGAGTGGATTTCCAATGATCCCGTAATGCTTTCCGGCAATTGTAATCCCAATAGATTCGCCGAAGGACAGAGAAAAGCCTACGACTACCCAAACCATGGAGATAACGCCTAAGGCAATAAAACTCTGCAGCATGGTAGAAATTACATTTTTCCTTCCGACCATTCCTCCGTAAAAAAAGGAAAGCCCTGGCGTCATGAGCAAAACAAGTCCTGCCGCGGCCAGAATCCAGGCAACATCAGCGCCGACAATCTTATCTTCACTTAAAAATTCCCTTGTATCAGGAATATCGGCGGCCGGATTCCAGAATAAGCCACCAATGGCAACGATTGCTATAACAGAGAATGAAACGATCCATTTTAATCCTACTTTCATAAAATTTATATTTAACCCTATCAAATTTAAATATAAATTCCATAAAAACTACACTTTTAAACCAAACACCCCTAAAAAAATTATTTAATCCGTGACTTTTTCAGTTTTTTCAGAAAAAATCTCTGCCAGTATTTTGGAAACTTCTTTGGATTTAGTGGCCGGAAAAAGATGTGTTCCTCCTTTCACCACATAATTCGGATTGGAATAGCGGATGGGAAAAACAATGTCTTTATCACCTAATATCTGAATGACATTGGGATTCTCTTCAAATTTCCATTCCGAAACTTTTTCTACGGACCATTTGAGGTAATAAGGGTCTCTTACTTTAAAATATTGAAGGAGTTTCGGGTTTTTAGGATCAAAAAGCTTTCGGACAACGGCATATACATTGGCTGCTTTGTCGTTGAACAAACCTACAGGAAGTATTCTTGGAATTTTTGTAATCTCACCTGTCCTGATGAATCTGGATTTTTCCCTGTCCGATTTTATACTTCCCAGGATCACCACTTTTTCTGCAGGTTTCAATTGATTGATCTCCTGCACAATAATTCCTCCGAAAGAATACCCCAACAGACAGAAAGGCTCGGAATCATCTACTTTCTCTGCCATTCTTTTGACATAGGCATCGAAAGGCTCATTTTTTTCGGGAATAAGCCAGTCTATAAAAATCAATTCACAGTGTTTGGGAAACTCTATTCTTTCAAGAACCTTGAAGTCTGCTCCCAGACCGCTTACGATATAAATTTTCATACCACTAATTTATAAAAAATACAGAAACAAGAGAAGTGCGGGATCAGATCTTTATATAAGGAAAATAAAAAAAGCAGTCCTCACGAACTGCTCTTCTGTATCAATAGAATATATTTTACTTTTTCTTTTTCGGAACTCTATTCTCGTTATCCAGCATTTCTGTGGAAACTTTGAACTGAATATCCATTTCGTTTTTAATGAAATAATCTTTCAATGAAGACTGATAAAATACTTTAAAGTCTCTTCTGTTCAGGGAGAACTTCGCAGATTCAATAGAAGTTGTGAACTGGGTAACGTATACATTCGCTGGGAAAGAAATTGTTTTTCTTACTCCTTTAAGGGTAAGATCACCGTATACTGTAGAATTGTATTCACTGTTTGCTAAAGGAATAATTTTAGTCAAATGGAATTTTGCAATAGGGAATTTTTTTACTTCAAAGAAGTTTGAGCTTTTCAGATCATTAGTAAGCTTGATCTGATCTTCATCAGAAACATCTCCCGCCATCATACTTCTCATATCGATAATAAACTCTCCATCTACCAGGACAGTATGGTCAAAGTTAAATTTTCCACTTTTCAGCTTTACTGTTCCTGAGTGGGAAGTTTCTTCAGTTTTTACCACTTTATACCCCCACCATCTGATCTCTGATGAAGTCACTTTTGACACTTTATCAAATTTCTTCTGGGCAGAAACAAATGACATGCTTGCGCACACCATAGCAAACAATAGTAATCTTTTCATTCTTTTTTATTTACAATTCAACAAAAATAAAAAAAAGTGTAGAACTTCTACACTTTTAATAATCTTTTTTTGATTAATTTATTGAGCAGTTACCTTTACAAGCATATCAATATCATCTTTCACAAAAACGTCCTGCATAGTAGACTTGTAAGCTACATCAAACTTCTGTCTGTCGAAAGAGAATTTGTTGGATACTAAACTTACTACTCCTTTGCTGTAAGAAATCTTCGCAGGGAAAGAGATTGGGCTGGTTTTTCCTTTTACAGTAAGGTTTCCTGTTACAAGAGAATTGTAGATTTTATCATTGTTTTTCTTTACTCCTGTAATTTTGAAAGTTGCTGTTGGGAATTTTTCAACTTCAAAGAAGTCACCATTCTTAAGATGTCCGTTTAATTTCTGCTGGTATTCTCCTGTAAGGTCAGTAGAACTGATAGTAGTCATATCCAACACGAAACTTCCGCCTACCAATTGGTTTCCTTTCATTACCATATCTCCGGATTTCACTTTTACAGTACCGTCGTGAGAGCTGGCCTCAGATTTTGCTACTTTGTATCCCCACCAGTGTACATCAGATGCTACTACTTTTTTTGACTGTCCGAACGCTAAACCTCCGGCTAAAACTGCTAATAAAAATATTTTTTTCATTGAATAGAGTTGTTTACTTATTTAACAATACAAAGGTAGGCATCTTACTCAATAGATTTCATTGATGTATATCAATAAAATTTATAATTTTCATGAATAATATCATCTCATAAAAAAACTCCGAATTTCTTCGGAGCTTTATTTTATACCTGATAGTAAGCCGTATAAAGTGCTATACCATTTAATGCAGTGTGGTTTTGCTTGACCAGATAGATCGGAATGTTTTTAAGCATTTCCTCCATTTTATCACTGATCTTGAATTTCTCATAGAATTTCCCCTTATCGATATATTCTGCAATCATCTGTGGAATATCGCCGGCAATCAGTAATCCTCCGGTAGCTTTTAACTTTAATGTTAAGTTATTAGCCTCTCTAGCCAGGAACTCAAGGAAGGTATCCAAAGCGATTCTGCAGATCAGTACATTTTCCTCAACAGCCGCTTTATAAAGTTCTTCTACAAAATTTCCCTGCGCAAGACGTTCTCCTAACCATTCCGGTTCCGGATGTCTTTTCACATCTCTCAGGAATCTGTAAATATTGAATAACCCTGACTTGGATAACACATTTTCCCAGCTTACAATACCATAGATATTATTTAAGAACTGGTAAAATTCAACTTCTACGTTGGTTCTTGGTGAAAATTCTGAGTGCCCTCCTTCTGTTGCGAAAGGTCTCAGGTATTTTCCGTCAAAGAAATATCCGGCTTCTCCTAATCCGTTTCCGGGAGCCAGAACTGCTACATTTCCTTTTTCAAGGTGTCCGCTTGTATAGATCGCTTCAAGATGATTATCTTCAAGAAGAGCCATTCCATAAGCAGAAGCCTCCAGGTCATTCAGCATATCAACTCTTTCAAACCCGAAATCGCGGGTATATTCGGCAATATCTAAATGCCAACCTAGTCTTGCAGGACTGCTTTTCCCGTCCAATACAGGACCTGGCACTGCCATTCCCAGACGTTTTACATTTTCAAGCTGATTATCCTGAATAAACTTCTTTAAAATATCTGAAAAGGAAGCATATTCTTTGGTTGCATATGTATTTTCTACTTTTATCTCAAGACCTCCGTTCCCGGAAACAAAATAGCCTAAGATTGTTATATCTTCACGGAGACTTGCTCCAATGATAGAAACACTATCATTATTACTGTTCTCTACTCCTGGTAAATAAAGTGGAAATTTTGGATTCAGAATCATAACCTCAAATTTTACCAAATATAATAATTGTTTTTGTAAATCCTGCACAGAACAAAAAAACCTTTTCACTTTCGTGAAAAGGTTTTGGTTAATAATTGTTTATATATTAAATCTAACTACTTTCCTAATGGAATATTGTAACCGAATCCTACCCCGATATTCCCCACATTATAGTCCTGACCTGGCAAATCTCCTTTAGTACCTACAAAAACCTTTTGGTATTGTACGAAGAAGTTCCAGTCTCTGTTGTGGTATCCGATCTCCGGTTTAAGATAGAAACCTCCGCCTGCTCTTTCAACATTGGTATTGGATGCTACTGCTTTATCTCCAACTAAAAATCCGTATCCTAAATCAGTTCCGAAATAGAAACCGGTTTGTTTTGGATAAATTCTGATTAAAGCAGCTACAGGAACTACTCCTACATCATTGTTTTTATATCCGTTGTTGTCTTTTCCAAAATAATGAGTATATCCTGATGCGATACCCAGCCCAAATCCCGGTGTAATCAGATTCTGGTAAGCTACATCCACTCCTACTGCTGCAGAAAGGTTATCTGCGGGAACTGCTAAACCAACATTTGCACCTACCTTGATCATATTGTTCATTTGAGCACTTTGGGCGCTTGCGATACCAGCTGTTAAAATACCAGCCAGTACTATTGCTTGTTTAAACATTTTCATAACTCTAATTTTTAAATTTTACTAAACAAGAGGATGTAAAAATCATGCCAAGCAAAGGTTTCTATTTGATTTTAACATTAATAAAATTTATAAAATTATGAATATCAATACTTTAATTTTAACAAAAATTAAATATTTGTTTAACAAAATTTATCAAAAACTGACCTCAAAAAGTGAATTATAGAAAAAAGAAAGGAGGCATGAAGATGGAAACTGGAAGTAATATGCTCTTATATAAAACTTACGTCTGTTATAATTAAAGTAAAGAGAAATTTCTCCTTCCCTTACACCATAACTTCCAGCTTCATTCTTCCAGCTTCCAGTCTAAAAACAATATTAACAATCCTTAACCCGTTATGAGTTTTAACCTTCTTCTTAGAATTACATCCAAAAATAAATTCTCCATGATGGCTGATTCATTAGTAAAAAACAAGCATCTTCTCTGGCGGGCAGGTTTTGGTGTTGGCGTTAATCAAATTGATGATTTGAAAAATAAAAACATTAAAACGTTGATGAATGAATTATTTAAAGAAGAAAGCTTCAGCGAAATCACTTATGACACTCCTGATCCGGTTTCTGTGGCAGATTATATGAACAGTACGGCTCCTGCGGAAAAGAAAAAAGAAATGCAGCGGATCAACAGGGAACAAAATAATGAACTGAACCTGAACTTCCTGAACACCATCGTTAACAGCAAGGAACAGTTGAGGGAAAAGATGGCCTTTTTCTGGCATGGACATTTTGCTTCAAGAGTACAAAATCCAAGATTCAACAAACAGCTTTTAAATACAATCAGGAAAAATGCACTCGGCAATTTCAGAGATCTGCTTTTTGAAGTAAGCCAGTCGCCTGCCATGTTGAATTTTCTGAATAACCAACAGAATAAAAAAGACCATCCTAATGAGAATTTTGCCCGTGAAGTGATGGAACTGTTTACCATGGGAAGAGGAAATTACACTGAAAAGGACGTAAGAGAAGGAGCAAGAGCTTTTACAGGATGGAGTTATGATAAAGAAGGGAATTTTAAAGAAAGAAAAAATCTCCATGATGAAGGCAGCAAAACTTTCCTGGGAAAAACAGGCAACTTTGACGGAAATGATGTTCTCAATATTATTCTGGAACAAAAGACAACGGCTCAGTTTATTACCACAAAGATCTATAAGTTTTTTGTGAATGAAAAAGTGGATCAGGATATCGTCAATACACTCAGTACAAACTTCTACCATTCAGGATATGACATTAAAAAGCTGATGACTGAGATCTTTTTAAGCACCTGGTTTTATGATCAGAAAAATATCGGAAACAGAATAAAATCACCTATAGAACTGATGGCAGGTATGATGCGAATCCTTCCAATGCATATTCAGAACCCTGAAAACCTCATCGTGTATCAGAAATTACTGGGGCAAATGCTGCTTTACCCGCCCAATGTAGCGGGATGGCCAAATGGAAAATCATGGATTGACAGCTCCACTTTAATGCTCAGGCTTCAGGTTCCGCAGATCTGGTCCGGACTCCGCCCTTTGGAATACAGCCCACGGCAGGATGATGATATTGATATGGGAATGAAATCCCGTGAAACAGCATTAAATAAAAGCTTTAAAAACCCGAATATCACCATCGACTGGGATCGTATTGAAAAGCTTTTCGCCTATAAAAACTGTGAAGATTATCTTCTGCAGAATACCCAAAGCCTCGATATGAACTCTGTAAGTAATTTTTCAGACAAGAGTATAAAAATGACTGTCATCAACCTGATGTCTACTCCGGAATACCAGTTATGTTAGGTAGGAGGTTTTAGGTTGCAGGTAGCAGGTAATAGCTGTCGCAGAATAACTTGGCTACCCCTGATTTATTTTCTGCTGCTATAAAAATATAATGCACCCCAGCCCTATAATTTACAACCTGCAACCTGTCATCTGCCACCTGCCACCTTAACCCCCAAAAACAAAATTATGTTAATCAAAAGAAGAGAATTCCTCAAAATAAGTTCCCTGGCTACGGCTTCTATGCTGATGCCTAATTTCTTAAAAGCGATGACGCTGGATGAAGCTTTGAATCCCAGTCAGAACATTCTGGTCGTTCTTCAGTTTACGGGTGGAAATGACGGGCTGAATACTATTATTCCGGCAAAAAATGATATTTATTTCAGGGAAAGAAAAACATTGGCCATACAGGATTCAATACCACTTACGGATGAAGCAGGGATTAATCCTTCTCTCTCCTATTTCAAAGAACTTTTTGATAACGGAGAGCTTTCTGTGATGAATAATGTAGGCTATCCCAACCCGGATAAGTCGCATTTCCGAAGCATGGATATCTGGCAGTCGGCAAGCAGAAGTGATCAGTTTCTGGAAACAGGCTGGCTGGGACGTTTTCTGGACGAAGAATGTTATCGCTGTGATCATCCTACGCAGGCACTGGAAGTAGATGATATGCTTAGTCTGGCCCTAAAAGGTGAAAATAACAAAGCTTTTGCCTTTAAAGATCCCAAAAGACTCTATCAGACCAGTCAGGAAAAATATTTCAAATCTCTTTATGATCATCATCACGACGATGAAACGGTATCTTACCTTTATCAGACTTTAGGTTCTACCATTAATAATGCTGATTATATTTTTGAAAAAAGCAAAGCTAAAAAAACAGAGCAGGTTTACCCCAATTCCCAGTTAGGAAAAGATTTTAAAACGGTTGCTTCTTTGATAAAATCAGACATCAATACTCAGGTGTACTATCTTTCTGTAGGAAGTTTTGATACGCATGTCAATCAGAATGACAGACAAAAAAAGTTATTTGATGATATCAACGAGTCGGTAAAATCATTTGTTGCAGATATGAAAAGTAATGGGCTCTTTAAAAATATACTGTTGATGACATTCTCAGAGTTTGGACGTCGTGTGGCACAGAATGCCAGTAACGGAACCGATCACGGGACCGCCAACCAGATGTTCTTTATCAGCGGAAACCTTAAGAAAAAAGGACTGTTAAATACACTTCCTGATCTGCAGAATCTGAATGATGGTGATCTTATTTATAAAGAGGATTTCAGAAAAGTATATGCAACAATTCTGAAAAACTGGCTTAAAGCGGACTCTTCCAAAGTATTGGGATGGAAAGATGGTATTTATGATTTTGTGTAGGGAAACCGGGATTCTACGGAACGACACAATTGGAACGGTGATGTATCCAAACAGCTTGTCATTCCTTAGGAATCCAGCCTTTGCTATAAGGAATACAAAAACAATCCTGTCCAATACACCAACTGAAGACGTAAAAATTCCCATCCTCCGGACGGGTGGCGAAAATTCAAAGAATTTTTGACGGGGTGGTTTTCAGTACTCATTAAAAAGATCCATTACCAACAAAAAAGAGACTGTACCTTGTTATGACAGTCTCTTTTCAATAATTTTAAATGTAAACTACTTTTACGTTTAAGCCGTAATCTGCTTTTTTTCGTTTTCTTTCTCTTCCTGTTTTTTATCTATTTTCTCAGATATTTTTTTAACGATATACTCTATCGCCAGCGGTGCTATGATTGCAATTAATGCTTTAAATATTCTTGATTTCATAATTAATTTGGTATTGTTAAGGTAATACTACAATTTCCAAGCCAAGATAAATTATGAAAATAAATTATCTTCAACAAAGCCCTGTGAATGGTACATTTAAACTAATTTAGTTTTCCTCAGGAACAATCAGATTCTGATAATTTTTACTGCCTGCCCTGAACTTTTCCTCCATTTTCAACCGTAGTTTTTTGGGCTTATGTACAATCAGAGAGTCTCCGAACCCAAGCAAGAGTCTTTCCAGCTCAAAATTGATCTGCACACATATTTTAAACAGTGTGCCGTCACGGTCTTCCTTTAGGATCTCCTGACTTTTATGCAGTGGTTTTGTTTTCACATAGGGAGCATTTCCCGAATCCACCCAAAAGACTACATTCCTGGGATCCATTGATTCTGAAACAGTAACCCCAACAATATCTTTGAAGTATTCATCTCCATCCAACTCCTTGTCAATATATACAATACTGTCATCTGTTTCAATACTTTCCATTCTGTCCAGTGCCAGATTGTACATTTTCTGTTTGTAAAGACAGATCAGAAACCAGCGGTTGTTGAATTCCTTCAGCAGCTGCGGATGTACTGTAAAAATATTGGATTCCCTTGCCGTAAAGCTTTTGTAAAGGATCTTCATTACTTTTTTATTAGCAATACTTTCATACAGAATATCAATATGTTCCAATCCTTTTAACTGTTCATTTTTATCCAGATGAATAATAGATTTCTGGCTGGTGGCATGAATAGAATCTTCCAGTTTCTGAATAACCCCATTCATTTCTTTGAACATAGAAAAGTCTTTAAATTGTTTTAAAATCTGAACTGCATTGTTCATTGCCTTCAGATCACTTTCATTCACAGAAATATTATGAATGCTGTATTCCGGATCACTGTAACGGTAGTATTTTCTTTCATAAACTTCAATAGGAGCTTCATACCCGAATTTTTCACTCCGCATATTCTGAAGATCGAGCTGAACAGTCCTCTTACTTACATAAGATTCTTTTCCCTCAAATTCAAACAATGCTTCCGAACATTCATCAATGAGATCTTCCAGCGTGTATTTCCTGTATTTATTTTTAAGACATTTATCTAATGTTTTATACCTGATCAGAGCATTTTTATTGGATGACATACCTTAGTGTTTAATGATTGGGTGTTTCTTTTAATAGCAATCTGCTTTTATTTCTGCTCTTTTCCTGAAAATTATTTCTCTCTCAAAGCATTTTCGTCAAAAGTAATCCCTTCCCAGCCGAATTTCATAAAGTTCCGGATATTCTGATGATCAGTTCCTTCAGGATTTTTCAGCACATCCTCTCTGTAAAACTCACCAAACAGCCAAAGGGTTTGTTCTTTTGTCAGATCCTTAATGCTTGCAAAACTGAAGACCTTGCAAGAACCGTTGTTCTGTCCGGCCTGATTGGTTGTATCTCCGTTTTGAAAGGCAGTAGGAGTAAATTCATAATGTTCATCAATATGAGCTATCACATCATTAAACTGGATCGTTTCCGGAAAATGTTTTAATTGTTCTAATAATACCATGAGCCTTGTTTTTTTTAATAATATACAATTTTACGAATCTGCCGGAGGCCTTTTTTCGTCTTTTTAATAAATTTTTGTAAAAATAATTAAAATTTCTTTATCTACGCAAAACTATTGCGCAATAATGATATTACTTTGCATCATCAAAATGAAACAATATGGAATTTAATGGAAATCATTTAATCGAATTAGGATATAGACCGGCAAAATGGTTTAAGGATGCCATTACCTATATCAACGAGAATAAATTGGATGAACATCAGATCGCAGAATATCTGGTACAGTTCAAACAGCCAGATCTTATTCCGCTTCATAAAACAGCTAAAGATTTTATAATCAATATACGTGCAGAGCACGAAAGTGAAAATGATAATGTGGACAAAGTAATCAAAACCATGGAGGTTCTGATGAAAACCCCTACTCTGGTTGGCGGAGCTTTAATGCCGGACGCCTGCCCTACAGGTCCTGAAGGCCAGATTCCGGTGGGAGGAGTGGTCGTGGCTCAAAATGCCATTCACCCGGGATTCCATAGCGCCGATATCTGTTGTTCAGTGATGCTGACGGATTTTGGAAAGACAAATCCTAAAGATGTCCTGGATGCAGCACACTCTGTAACCCACTTCGGATATGGAGGAAGGCCAAGAGGTGAACAGATGTCGATGTCCCAGGAACTGATGGATGCTTTCAGAGAAAATGAGTTCTTAAATGATGAGAAACTGATCAGTATCGCCCGTTCCCATATGGGAACCCA
Encoded here:
- a CDS encoding DUF1501 domain-containing protein; its protein translation is MLIKRREFLKISSLATASMLMPNFLKAMTLDEALNPSQNILVVLQFTGGNDGLNTIIPAKNDIYFRERKTLAIQDSIPLTDEAGINPSLSYFKELFDNGELSVMNNVGYPNPDKSHFRSMDIWQSASRSDQFLETGWLGRFLDEECYRCDHPTQALEVDDMLSLALKGENNKAFAFKDPKRLYQTSQEKYFKSLYDHHHDDETVSYLYQTLGSTINNADYIFEKSKAKKTEQVYPNSQLGKDFKTVASLIKSDINTQVYYLSVGSFDTHVNQNDRQKKLFDDINESVKSFVADMKSNGLFKNILLMTFSEFGRRVAQNASNGTDHGTANQMFFISGNLKKKGLLNTLPDLQNLNDGDLIYKEDFRKVYATILKNWLKADSSKVLGWKDGIYDFV
- a CDS encoding helix-turn-helix transcriptional regulator: MSSNKNALIRYKTLDKCLKNKYRKYTLEDLIDECSEALFEFEGKESYVSKRTVQLDLQNMRSEKFGYEAPIEVYERKYYRYSDPEYSIHNISVNESDLKAMNNAVQILKQFKDFSMFKEMNGVIQKLEDSIHATSQKSIIHLDKNEQLKGLEHIDILYESIANKKVMKILYKSFTARESNIFTVHPQLLKEFNNRWFLICLYKQKMYNLALDRMESIETDDSIVYIDKELDGDEYFKDIVGVTVSESMDPRNVVFWVDSGNAPYVKTKPLHKSQEILKEDRDGTLFKICVQINFELERLLLGFGDSLIVHKPKKLRLKMEEKFRAGSKNYQNLIVPEEN
- a CDS encoding glucokinase — translated: MILNPKFPLYLPGVENSNNDSVSIIGASLREDITILGYFVSGNGGLEIKVENTYATKEYASFSDILKKFIQDNQLENVKRLGMAVPGPVLDGKSSPARLGWHLDIAEYTRDFGFERVDMLNDLEASAYGMALLEDNHLEAIYTSGHLEKGNVAVLAPGNGLGEAGYFFDGKYLRPFATEGGHSEFSPRTNVEVEFYQFLNNIYGIVSWENVLSKSGLFNIYRFLRDVKRHPEPEWLGERLAQGNFVEELYKAAVEENVLICRIALDTFLEFLAREANNLTLKLKATGGLLIAGDIPQMIAEYIDKGKFYEKFKISDKMEEMLKNIPIYLVKQNHTALNGIALYTAYYQV
- a CDS encoding HopJ type III effector protein produces the protein MVLLEQLKHFPETIQFNDVIAHIDEHYEFTPTAFQNGDTTNQAGQNNGSCKVFSFASIKDLTKEQTLWLFGEFYREDVLKNPEGTDHQNIRNFMKFGWEGITFDENALREK
- a CDS encoding DUF1800 family protein, yielding MSFNLLLRITSKNKFSMMADSLVKNKHLLWRAGFGVGVNQIDDLKNKNIKTLMNELFKEESFSEITYDTPDPVSVADYMNSTAPAEKKKEMQRINREQNNELNLNFLNTIVNSKEQLREKMAFFWHGHFASRVQNPRFNKQLLNTIRKNALGNFRDLLFEVSQSPAMLNFLNNQQNKKDHPNENFAREVMELFTMGRGNYTEKDVREGARAFTGWSYDKEGNFKERKNLHDEGSKTFLGKTGNFDGNDVLNIILEQKTTAQFITTKIYKFFVNEKVDQDIVNTLSTNFYHSGYDIKKLMTEIFLSTWFYDQKNIGNRIKSPIELMAGMMRILPMHIQNPENLIVYQKLLGQMLLYPPNVAGWPNGKSWIDSSTLMLRLQVPQIWSGLRPLEYSPRQDDDIDMGMKSRETALNKSFKNPNITIDWDRIEKLFAYKNCEDYLLQNTQSLDMNSVSNFSDKSIKMTVINLMSTPEYQLC